A stretch of Salarias fasciatus chromosome 23, fSalaFa1.1, whole genome shotgun sequence DNA encodes these proteins:
- the ptprc gene encoding receptor-type tyrosine-protein phosphatase C isoform X2, whose amino-acid sequence MAGLRGLKVLLLWTGIIGLASCQSTTGTSPATVNAPLPTTTAAPSANNDQTNQSPDPKTSTVDQPSTTNGTTVKATETSTATEPSPAPTECSFKVNPVRFGLSIEMINGTTANYTVRITEEEGSTESHTVHFSDQNSTRSFKDLKPCAKYDVSVTFMDSAGNERLCNSTVNVTETDSMNAADISRGSCMPGWVCYQSGWDLSASLSTPKKKATKLCENGICFKPALEDICSEFTTTFEHVGSCGNSSDRREDITVDFLNSSEIRQKFIPGLPAQIDTVLPSKCVNLSVDYTCSEPNKANETKKLSELKPFTNYTCTGLIKNNNNSLNKTTPPVPALISCHFRLNKQEPDVTNTSIRLSWETFSPNCESIVPDLSYECSCQRSGSKDLPEEGKAGKRPDGGSCLIRGLSAFTDYSCVVSTSYMGEIRYWEPQPERKTKPGTPGPVTDLKVTIIDHNVMKVTCKPPYDGFKGREQIYKARLSNGVKKDKMASCEFEFRDLSYLTEYTVEVTASNGVLESHPRTDKRSTRYNDKAVIGFLVFLITVTFLALLFVVYKIYILKRRRTHDMNENIRLISPANDEESLMSVEPIAAGVLLETYKRKYADEGRLFLAEFQSIPRIFSRYTMKEAKKSSNAFKNRYVDILPYDYNRVQLMTGNGEAGCDYINASFIDGYNEPKKYIAAQGPKEETIGDFWRMIWEQQSSIIVMVTRCEEGNRIKCAQYWPSPDRETEIYEEFVVKLNSVDRYPDYIIRRLSLINKREKNTEREVTHIQFMSWPDHGVPGEPHLLLKLRRRVNAFKNFFSGPIVVHCSAGVGRTGTYISIDAMMEGLEAEGRVDIYGYVVRLRKQRCLMVQVEPQYILIHQALLEHNQFGETETPLSELHSTLSTLNQNSSDDGSTLMEEEFKRLPDFKNWRTFNAGITEENKKKNRSSDVIPYDYNRVLIKLNEGCSQDSEPDEDDEEESSDEENEDATKYINASHIDGYWGPRAFIVAQTPLADTMADFWMMVHQKKVSTIVMLSEQSDGEKESVYWGDDKKTFGEIEVELKSTDTSSTYITRKMMIHHVKRKESRPVNHYQFLKWEDGKLPEKSQDLTDMIKNIKVNSGIKSSQRITPILVHCNNGSLRSGIFCALWNLLDSAETEKLVDVFQVIKTLRKERQGMLLSLEHYQFLYKALEDVFPHVNGEVKPVQASAVDSVQLVSETKTAAEQPAGTASPDQQVAAAESPPVVVDGEKEDKGEEPEEVSSAVQEKKSAGEASNGPTVTVEV is encoded by the exons GTCAGTCTACAACTG GCACCTCTCCTGCTACAGTAAACGCACCTTTACCCACAACCACAGCAGCTCCCAGCGCCAACAATGATCAGACAAACCAATCTCCAGACCCGAAGACGTCTACAGTCGACCAACCCAGCACGACAAACGGGACGACCGTCAAAG CCACTGAAACTTCAACCG CCACTGAACCCTCTCCTGCACCAACAGAGT GTTCTTTCAAAGTTAATCCCGTCAGGTTTGGCCTCTCGATTGAAATGATCAACGGTACCACTGCTAACTACACCGTACGTATTACTGAAGAAGAAGGATCAACGGAGAGTCACACAGTCCACTTCTCTGACCAAAACTCAACACGTTCATTCAAAGACCTGAAGCCCTGTGCTAAATATGACGTTAGTGTTACTTTTATGGACTCTGCTGGTAATGAAAGACTCTGCAACAGCACTGTGAATGTCACTGAGACAGACTCCATGA ATGCTGCTGATATCAGCCGTGGCTCCTGTATGCCTGGATGGGTTTGTTATCAAAGTGGTTGGGACCTCAGCGCTTCACTGTCAACACCCAAGAAAAAAGCAACTAAACTGTGTGAAAATGGAATCTGTTTCAAACCTGCTCTTGAAGACATTTGCTCAGAATTTACTACAACATTCGAACATGTAGGAAGCTGTGGGAACTCTTCAGACCGCAGGGAAGACATCACTGTTG ATTTCCTGAATTCAAGTGAAATACGACAGAAATTTATCCCTGGACTTCCAGCACAAATCGACACAGTGCTTCCTTCAAAGTGTGTAAACCTGTCAGTGGATTACACCTGTTCAG AACCAAACAAAGCCAATGAGACCAAGAAACTGTCTGAGCTGAAGCCGTTCACAAACTACACCTGCACCGGTCTGatcaagaacaacaacaacagcttgaACAAGACGACTCCACCTGTCCCTGCTCTTATCTCTTGTC ATTTTAGACTAAACAAGCAAGAGCCAGATGTGACTAACACGTCCATTAGGCTGAGCTGGGAAACCTTCAGTCCCAACTGTGAGAGCATCGTCCCTGACCTTTCATATGAGTGCAGCTGTCAACGATCAGGCTCCAAAGACCTTCCAGAAGAAG gaaaggCAGGCAAACGTCCTGATGGAGGATCATGTCTTATCAGGGGATTATCAGCATTCACCGACTATTCATGTGTAGTTTCAACCTCTTACATGGGTGAGATTCGTTATTGGGAACCCCAACCAGAGCGGAAAACTAAACCTGGAA CACCAGGACCGGTTACTGACTTGAAAGTGACAATCATTGATCATAATGTGATGAAAGTGACCTGCAAACCTCCATACGATGGATTTAAGGGGCGTGAACAGATTTACAAAGCACGTCTCAGTAATGGtgttaaaaaagataaaatggcCTCATGTGAATTTGAATTCAGAGACCTGAGCTACTTGACGGAATACACTGTGGAG GTGACGGCTTCCAATGGAGTTCTGGAGAGCCACCCCAGAACAGATAAACGTTCTACTCGCT ataATGACAAAGCTGTCATTGGGTTTTTGGTCTTCCTCATCACTGTCACTTTCCTTGCGTTGCTTTTTGTGGTCTACAAGATTTACATTTTGAAACGCAGAAGGACACA tgacatgaatgaaaacatcagGCTTATTTCACCAGCAA ACGATGAAGAAAGCCTGATGTCCGTTGAACCGATTGCAGCTGGCGTCCTACTGGAGACCTACAAGAGGAAGTATGCAGATGAGGGAAGACTTTTCCTGGCTGAGTTTCAG AGCATCCCCAGAATTTTTTCAAGATACACCATGAAGGAGGCAAAAAAGTCCTCCAACGCCTTCAAGAACCGCTACGTGGACATTTTGCCAT ATGACTATAATCGTGTCCAACTCATGACAGGAAATGGAGAGGCTGGATGTGACTACATCAATGCCAGCTTCATAGAt GGCTACAATGAACCCAAAAAGTACATTGCTGCTCAAG GGCCAAAGGAAGAGACTATAGGCGACTTCTGGAGGATGATTTGGGAGCAGCAGTCCTCTATTATCGTCATGGTGACGCGCTGTGAAGAGGGAAACAGG ATCAAGTGTGCACAGTACTGGCCGTCTCCAGACCGAGAGACAGAGATCTATGAGGAGTTTGTCGTGAAGTTGAACTCAGTGGACCGGTATCCAGATTACATCATCCGCCGCCTCAGCCTGATTAAC AAGAGGGAGAAGAACACAGAGAGGGAGGTGACTCATATCCAGTTCATGAGCTGGCCAGACCACGGTGTCCCAGGAGAGCCGCATCTCCTCCTGAAACTCAGGCGACGTGTCAACGCTTTCAAGAATTTTTTCAGTGGTCCCATTGTTGTTCACTGCAG TGCGGGTGTTGGCAGGACCGGTACCTACATTAGCATCGATGCCATGATGGAGGGTCTGGAGGCGGAAGGCCGAGTGGACATCTATGGTTATGTCGTCAGACTCCGCAAACAGAGATGTCTCATGGTTCAAGTAGAG CCCCAGTACATATTGATTCATCAGGCCCTGCTGGAGCACAACCAGTTTGGAGAGACAGAGACCCCTCTGTCTGAGCTCCACAGCACACTGAGCACACTCAATCAGAATAGCTCTGATGATGGCAGCACCTTAATGGAGGAGGAGTTTAAG AGACTTCCCGACTTTAAAAACTGGAGGACATTTAACGCGGGgatcacagaggaaaacaaaaagaagaatcGTTCCTCAGATGTCATCCCAT ATGACTACAACCGGGTGTTGATAAAGCTAAATGAAGGATGCAGTCAAGACAGCGAGCCAGATGAGGACGACGAAGAAGAGTCATCAGACGAAGAGAATGAAGACGCCACTAAATACATCAATGCTTCTCACATAGAT GGCTACTGGGGCCCACGCGCCTTCATCGTAGCACAAACTCCATTGGCAGACACCATGGCTGACTTCTGGATGATGGTCCATCAGAAAAAGGTGTCTACTATTGTCATGCTTTCCGAACAAAGCGATGGAGAAAAG GAGTCTGTGTACTGGGGCGACGACAAAAAGACATTTGGGGAGATTGAGGTGGAGCTGAAGagcactgacacttcttcaACTTACATCACCCGCAAAATGATGATCCACCACGTCAAG AGGAAAGAGAGTCGGCCGGTGAATCATTACCAGTTCTTGAAGTGGGAGGACGGCAAGCTGCCGGAAAAATCTCAAGACCTCACGGATATGATCAAGAACATTAAGGTCAACAGTGGCATCAAGAGCTCCCAAAGGATCACACCCATTCTGGTCCACTGCAA CAATGGTTCATTACGTTCGGGGATTTTCTGCGCTCTATGGAACTTGCTGGACAGTGCTGAGACTGAGAAGCTGGTGGATGTTTTCCAAGTGATCAAAACTTTGCGCAAGGAAAGACAGGGGATGCTCCTCAGCCTG GAGCACTACCAGTTCCTGTACAAAGCTCTGGAGGACGTCTTCCCTCACGTGAACGGGGAGGTGAAGCCAGTGCAGGCCTCTGCTGTTGACTCCGTCCAGCTGGTCAGTGAAACCAAGACAGCAGCGGAGCAGCCGGCCGGCACCGCCAGccctgaccagcaggtggcagcagcagaaagccctcctgtggtggtggatggagagaaggaggacaaAGGAGAGGAGCCAGAAGAGGTGTCCAGTGCAGTGCAGGAGAAAAAGTCAGCGGGGGAAGCCAGCAATGGTCCcactgtcactgtggaggtgtGA
- the ptprc gene encoding receptor-type tyrosine-protein phosphatase C isoform X1, with product MAGLRGLKVLLLWTGIIGLASCQSTTGTSPATVNAPLPTTTAAPSANNDQTNQSPDPKTSTVDQPSTTNGTTVKATETSTATEPSPAPTECSFKVNPVRFGLSIEMINGTTANYTVRITEEEGSTESHTVHFSDQNSTRSFKDLKPCAKYDVSVTFMDSAGNERLCNSTVNVTETDSMNAADISRGSCMPGWVCYQSGWDLSASLSTPKKKATKLCENGICFKPALEDICSEFTTTFEHVGSCGNSSDRREDITVDFLNSSEIRQKFIPGLPAQIDTVLPSKCVNLSVDYTCSEPNKANETKKLSELKPFTNYTCTGLIKNNNNSLNKTTPPVPALISCHFRLNKQEPDVTNTSIRLSWETFSPNCESIVPDLSYECSCQRSGSKDLPEEGKAGKRPDGGSCLIRGLSAFTDYSCVVSTSYMGEIRYWEPQPERKTKPGTPGPVTDLKVTIIDHNVMKVTCKPPYDGFKGREQIYKARLSNGVKKDKMASCEFEFRDLSYLTEYTVEVTASNGVLESHPRTDKRSTRYNDKAVIGFLVFLITVTFLALLFVVYKIYILKRRRTHDMNENIRLISPANDEESLMSVEPIAAGVLLETYKRKYADEGRLFLAEFQSIPRIFSRYTMKEAKKSSNAFKNRYVDILPYDYNRVQLMTGNGEAGCDYINASFIDGYNEPKKYIAAQGPKEETIGDFWRMIWEQQSSIIVMVTRCEEGNRIKCAQYWPSPDRETEIYEEFVVKLNSVDRYPDYIIRRLSLINKREKNTEREVTHIQFMSWPDHGVPGEPHLLLKLRRRVNAFKNFFSGPIVVHCSAGVGRTGTYISIDAMMEGLEAEGRVDIYGYVVRLRKQRCLMVQVEPQYILIHQALLEHNQFGETETPLSELHSTLSTLNQNSSDDGSTLMEEEFKRLPDFKNWRTFNAGITEENKKKNRSSDVIPYDYNRVLIKLNEGCSQDSEPDEDDEEESSDEENEDATKYINASHIDGYWGPRAFIVAQTPLADTMADFWMMVHQKKVSTIVMLSEQSDGEKESVYWGDDKKTFGEIEVELKSTDTSSTYITRKMMIHHVKQRKESRPVNHYQFLKWEDGKLPEKSQDLTDMIKNIKVNSGIKSSQRITPILVHCNNGSLRSGIFCALWNLLDSAETEKLVDVFQVIKTLRKERQGMLLSLEHYQFLYKALEDVFPHVNGEVKPVQASAVDSVQLVSETKTAAEQPAGTASPDQQVAAAESPPVVVDGEKEDKGEEPEEVSSAVQEKKSAGEASNGPTVTVEV from the exons GTCAGTCTACAACTG GCACCTCTCCTGCTACAGTAAACGCACCTTTACCCACAACCACAGCAGCTCCCAGCGCCAACAATGATCAGACAAACCAATCTCCAGACCCGAAGACGTCTACAGTCGACCAACCCAGCACGACAAACGGGACGACCGTCAAAG CCACTGAAACTTCAACCG CCACTGAACCCTCTCCTGCACCAACAGAGT GTTCTTTCAAAGTTAATCCCGTCAGGTTTGGCCTCTCGATTGAAATGATCAACGGTACCACTGCTAACTACACCGTACGTATTACTGAAGAAGAAGGATCAACGGAGAGTCACACAGTCCACTTCTCTGACCAAAACTCAACACGTTCATTCAAAGACCTGAAGCCCTGTGCTAAATATGACGTTAGTGTTACTTTTATGGACTCTGCTGGTAATGAAAGACTCTGCAACAGCACTGTGAATGTCACTGAGACAGACTCCATGA ATGCTGCTGATATCAGCCGTGGCTCCTGTATGCCTGGATGGGTTTGTTATCAAAGTGGTTGGGACCTCAGCGCTTCACTGTCAACACCCAAGAAAAAAGCAACTAAACTGTGTGAAAATGGAATCTGTTTCAAACCTGCTCTTGAAGACATTTGCTCAGAATTTACTACAACATTCGAACATGTAGGAAGCTGTGGGAACTCTTCAGACCGCAGGGAAGACATCACTGTTG ATTTCCTGAATTCAAGTGAAATACGACAGAAATTTATCCCTGGACTTCCAGCACAAATCGACACAGTGCTTCCTTCAAAGTGTGTAAACCTGTCAGTGGATTACACCTGTTCAG AACCAAACAAAGCCAATGAGACCAAGAAACTGTCTGAGCTGAAGCCGTTCACAAACTACACCTGCACCGGTCTGatcaagaacaacaacaacagcttgaACAAGACGACTCCACCTGTCCCTGCTCTTATCTCTTGTC ATTTTAGACTAAACAAGCAAGAGCCAGATGTGACTAACACGTCCATTAGGCTGAGCTGGGAAACCTTCAGTCCCAACTGTGAGAGCATCGTCCCTGACCTTTCATATGAGTGCAGCTGTCAACGATCAGGCTCCAAAGACCTTCCAGAAGAAG gaaaggCAGGCAAACGTCCTGATGGAGGATCATGTCTTATCAGGGGATTATCAGCATTCACCGACTATTCATGTGTAGTTTCAACCTCTTACATGGGTGAGATTCGTTATTGGGAACCCCAACCAGAGCGGAAAACTAAACCTGGAA CACCAGGACCGGTTACTGACTTGAAAGTGACAATCATTGATCATAATGTGATGAAAGTGACCTGCAAACCTCCATACGATGGATTTAAGGGGCGTGAACAGATTTACAAAGCACGTCTCAGTAATGGtgttaaaaaagataaaatggcCTCATGTGAATTTGAATTCAGAGACCTGAGCTACTTGACGGAATACACTGTGGAG GTGACGGCTTCCAATGGAGTTCTGGAGAGCCACCCCAGAACAGATAAACGTTCTACTCGCT ataATGACAAAGCTGTCATTGGGTTTTTGGTCTTCCTCATCACTGTCACTTTCCTTGCGTTGCTTTTTGTGGTCTACAAGATTTACATTTTGAAACGCAGAAGGACACA tgacatgaatgaaaacatcagGCTTATTTCACCAGCAA ACGATGAAGAAAGCCTGATGTCCGTTGAACCGATTGCAGCTGGCGTCCTACTGGAGACCTACAAGAGGAAGTATGCAGATGAGGGAAGACTTTTCCTGGCTGAGTTTCAG AGCATCCCCAGAATTTTTTCAAGATACACCATGAAGGAGGCAAAAAAGTCCTCCAACGCCTTCAAGAACCGCTACGTGGACATTTTGCCAT ATGACTATAATCGTGTCCAACTCATGACAGGAAATGGAGAGGCTGGATGTGACTACATCAATGCCAGCTTCATAGAt GGCTACAATGAACCCAAAAAGTACATTGCTGCTCAAG GGCCAAAGGAAGAGACTATAGGCGACTTCTGGAGGATGATTTGGGAGCAGCAGTCCTCTATTATCGTCATGGTGACGCGCTGTGAAGAGGGAAACAGG ATCAAGTGTGCACAGTACTGGCCGTCTCCAGACCGAGAGACAGAGATCTATGAGGAGTTTGTCGTGAAGTTGAACTCAGTGGACCGGTATCCAGATTACATCATCCGCCGCCTCAGCCTGATTAAC AAGAGGGAGAAGAACACAGAGAGGGAGGTGACTCATATCCAGTTCATGAGCTGGCCAGACCACGGTGTCCCAGGAGAGCCGCATCTCCTCCTGAAACTCAGGCGACGTGTCAACGCTTTCAAGAATTTTTTCAGTGGTCCCATTGTTGTTCACTGCAG TGCGGGTGTTGGCAGGACCGGTACCTACATTAGCATCGATGCCATGATGGAGGGTCTGGAGGCGGAAGGCCGAGTGGACATCTATGGTTATGTCGTCAGACTCCGCAAACAGAGATGTCTCATGGTTCAAGTAGAG CCCCAGTACATATTGATTCATCAGGCCCTGCTGGAGCACAACCAGTTTGGAGAGACAGAGACCCCTCTGTCTGAGCTCCACAGCACACTGAGCACACTCAATCAGAATAGCTCTGATGATGGCAGCACCTTAATGGAGGAGGAGTTTAAG AGACTTCCCGACTTTAAAAACTGGAGGACATTTAACGCGGGgatcacagaggaaaacaaaaagaagaatcGTTCCTCAGATGTCATCCCAT ATGACTACAACCGGGTGTTGATAAAGCTAAATGAAGGATGCAGTCAAGACAGCGAGCCAGATGAGGACGACGAAGAAGAGTCATCAGACGAAGAGAATGAAGACGCCACTAAATACATCAATGCTTCTCACATAGAT GGCTACTGGGGCCCACGCGCCTTCATCGTAGCACAAACTCCATTGGCAGACACCATGGCTGACTTCTGGATGATGGTCCATCAGAAAAAGGTGTCTACTATTGTCATGCTTTCCGAACAAAGCGATGGAGAAAAG GAGTCTGTGTACTGGGGCGACGACAAAAAGACATTTGGGGAGATTGAGGTGGAGCTGAAGagcactgacacttcttcaACTTACATCACCCGCAAAATGATGATCCACCACGTCAAG CAGAGGAAAGAGAGTCGGCCGGTGAATCATTACCAGTTCTTGAAGTGGGAGGACGGCAAGCTGCCGGAAAAATCTCAAGACCTCACGGATATGATCAAGAACATTAAGGTCAACAGTGGCATCAAGAGCTCCCAAAGGATCACACCCATTCTGGTCCACTGCAA CAATGGTTCATTACGTTCGGGGATTTTCTGCGCTCTATGGAACTTGCTGGACAGTGCTGAGACTGAGAAGCTGGTGGATGTTTTCCAAGTGATCAAAACTTTGCGCAAGGAAAGACAGGGGATGCTCCTCAGCCTG GAGCACTACCAGTTCCTGTACAAAGCTCTGGAGGACGTCTTCCCTCACGTGAACGGGGAGGTGAAGCCAGTGCAGGCCTCTGCTGTTGACTCCGTCCAGCTGGTCAGTGAAACCAAGACAGCAGCGGAGCAGCCGGCCGGCACCGCCAGccctgaccagcaggtggcagcagcagaaagccctcctgtggtggtggatggagagaaggaggacaaAGGAGAGGAGCCAGAAGAGGTGTCCAGTGCAGTGCAGGAGAAAAAGTCAGCGGGGGAAGCCAGCAATGGTCCcactgtcactgtggaggtgtGA